A single window of Carettochelys insculpta isolate YL-2023 chromosome 13, ASM3395843v1, whole genome shotgun sequence DNA harbors:
- the XPNPEP2 gene encoding xaa-Pro aminopeptidase 2, which translates to MSSSLWITLAWMLLVPGWAMGGPKQSSSARSDIRNCSTTPPYLPPTVTDTRARLDALRQSMQTHNVSAYIIPATDAHMSEYIAERDARLAWISGFTGSAGTGVVTTGKAALWTDSRYWTQAERQMDCNWELKKTGWTDSIGEWLLQEVPAGESIGLDPFLFSIDLWKSYAHVLQDTGRTLLPTGDNLVDLVWGQQRPPPPTSQIYLLPEAFVGSTWQEKVSGIRSQMEQHSWSPTAVLLSALEETAWLFNLRGDDIPYNPVFYSYALLTVSSVSLFVDRTRLTEEALQALTAQCPGPLCVQVEEYGQVQAAVRAYAQGDVRVWIGAEYTTYGLYSVVPQDKLVESSYSPVMTTKAVKNAKEQAMLRTCHVRDAVGVIRYLLWLEKNVPKGSVNEFSGARHVDQLRRDLEHSKGASFETISASGLNAALAHYSPSNGSSRTLSVDEMYLSDSGGQYLDGTTDITRTLHWGDPTPLQKEAYTRVLMGNIDLARLVFPSKTSGRMVEAFARRALWEVGLNYGHGTGHGIGNFLSVHEWPVGFQSNNIPLAKGMFTSIEPGYYQDGEFGIRIEDVALVVEAQTKHGAGQNPFLTFEVVSLVPYDRNLIDPSILSEEQIQYLNAYYETIRQHVGPELQQHRLAEEYEWLWRNTQPFSRGTLVATSLGTLAIASLVSLLLPDWQA; encoded by the exons ATGTCATCTTCTCTCTGGATCACATTGGCCTGGATGCTTCTTGTTCCCG GCTGGGCCATGGGTGGGCCAAAGCAAAGCAGCTCAGCCAGGAGTGACATCCGAAACTGCAGCACAACCCCGCCG TACCTGCCCCCGACGGTGACGGACACGCGCGCCCGGCTGGACGCCCTGCGCCAGAGCATGCAGACCCACAACGTCAGCgcctacatcatcccagccaccGACGCCCACATG AGCGAGTACATTGCAGAGAGGGATGCACGGCTGGCCTGGATTAGCGGCTTCACAGGCTCTGCTG GGACGGGGGTGGTGACCACCGGGAAGGCGGCGCTGTGGACAGACAGTCGGTACTGGACCCAGGCTGAGCGCCAGATGGACTGCAACTGGGAGCTGAAGAAGACAG GCTGGACCGACTCCATTGGCGAGTGGCTGCTCCAGGAGGTTCCTGCTGGCGAGAGCATCGGCCTGGatcccttcctcttctccatcg ATCTCTGGAAGAGCTACGCCCACGTCCTGCAGGACACCGGCAGGACCCTGCTTCCCACTGGGGACAACCTCGTGGACCTGGTTTGGGGCCAGCAGcggcctcctccccccaccagccagatcTACCTCCTGCCCGAAGCCTTCGTGG GCAGCACCTGGCAGGAGAAAGTGTCTGGGATCCGGAGCCAGATGGAGCAGCACTCCTGGAGTCCCACGGCCGTGCTGCTGTCCGCTCTGGAGGAGACGGCCT GGCTCTTCAACCTCCGAGGAGACGACATTCCATACAACCCTGTGTTCTACTCCTACGCACTGCTCACCGTGTCCTCCGTCAG tctgTTTGTGGACAGGACCCGCCTGACGGAAGAGGCGCTGCAGGCCCTGACAGCCCAGTGCCCGGGGCCCCTGTGCGTGCAGGTGGAGGAGTACGGCCAGGTGCAAGCCGCCGTGCGCGCCTACGCCCAGGGAGACGTCCGGGTCTGGATCGGGGCGGAATACACGACCTACGGGCTTTACAGCGTCGTCCCCCAG GACAAGCTGGTGGAAAGCAGCTACTCCCCCGTGATGACGACCAAGGCTGTGAAGAACGCCAAGGAGCAGGCGATGCTGCGGACATGCCAC GTGCGGGATGCCGTGGGGGTGATCCGGTACCTGCTCTGGCTGGAGAAGAACGTTCCCAAGGGCTCGGTAAATGAATTCTCCGGCGCCCGCCACGTGGACCAGCTGCGCAG AGACCTGGAGCACAGCAAGGGCGCCAGCTTCGAGACCATCTCCGCCAGCGGGCTCAACGCGGCGCTCGCCCACTACAG CCCTTCCAATGGCAGCAGCCGGACGTTGTCTGTGGATGAAATGTACCTTTCTGACTCCGGAGGGCAATATCT GGATGGAACCACGGACATCACCCGGACTCTCCACTGGGGAGACCCCACCCCTCTCCAGAAG GAAGCCTACACCCGAGTGCTGATGGGAAACATCGATCTAGCCAGGCTCGTCTTCCCCTCCAAAACGTCAG GGAGGATGGTTGAGGCCTTCGCACGCCGAGCCTTGTGGGAGGTTGGACTCAACTACGGCCATGGGACAGGCCATGGCATTGGCAATTTTCTGTCTGTTCATGAGT GGCCAGTAGGATTCCAGTCCAACAACATACCCTTGGCCAAAGGGATGTTCACGTCCATAG AACCTGGTTATTACCAGGATGGTGAGTTCGGCATCCGCATCGAAGACGTGGCGCTGGTGGTGGAAGCTCAGACCAAG cacGGGGCCGGGCAGAACCCCTTCCTGACCTTCGAGGTGGTGTCCCTGGTGCCCTACGACCGGAACCTCATTGaccccagcatcctgtctgaGGAGCAG ATCCAGTACCTCAATGCCTACTACGAGACCATCCGCCAGCATGTGGGGCCGGAGCTGCAGCAGCACCGGCTGGCGGAGGAGTACGAGTGGCTGTGGAGGAACACGCAGCCCTTCTCCCGGGGCACGCTGGTGGCCACCTCGCTGGGCACGCTGGCCATTGCCTCGCTGGTGTCCCTGCTCCTGCCCGACTGGCAGGCCTGA